A single region of the Lysinibacillus sp. B2A1 genome encodes:
- a CDS encoding rod shape-determining protein (functions in MreBCD complex in some organisms) yields MFGLGSKDVGIDLGTANTLVFIKGKGIVLREPSVVAKNTKTGDIVAVGNDAKNMIGRTPGSIVAIRPMKDGVIADFDITTAMIEYYLKEASKNSGGNWKKPNVMICVPYGITSVEQRAVIDAARQAGAKEAFTIEEPFAAAIGSNLPVWDPTGSMVVDIGGGTTEVAVISLGGIVTSESVRVGGDAMDQSIISYIRKSYNLTIGERTAEAVKMEIGTALAEGPEEKMDIRGRDLLTGLPKTIEISSKEISESLREAVSSIIDGVRKTLEQTPPELSADVMERGIVLTGGGALLTNLDKVISQETNMPVFIAEDPLDCVAIGTGKALDHIDLIRQQQVKG; encoded by the coding sequence TTGTTTGGACTAGGAAGCAAAGATGTCGGGATTGACCTCGGCACAGCGAATACATTAGTGTTTATTAAAGGAAAGGGCATCGTTTTACGAGAGCCTTCAGTCGTAGCAAAAAATACAAAAACAGGAGACATCGTTGCCGTTGGTAATGATGCGAAAAATATGATTGGTCGTACACCTGGCTCAATCGTAGCAATCCGTCCAATGAAAGACGGCGTTATTGCTGATTTTGATATAACTACAGCAATGATTGAATATTATTTAAAAGAAGCCTCTAAAAATTCTGGTGGCAATTGGAAGAAGCCGAATGTAATGATTTGTGTGCCTTATGGTATCACATCCGTTGAGCAGCGTGCTGTTATTGATGCTGCTCGTCAAGCAGGAGCTAAGGAAGCATTTACAATTGAAGAGCCGTTTGCAGCAGCTATCGGTTCGAATTTACCAGTATGGGATCCTACAGGGTCAATGGTTGTTGATATCGGTGGCGGTACAACAGAAGTTGCGGTTATTTCATTAGGTGGTATTGTCACAAGTGAATCTGTACGTGTTGGTGGGGATGCGATGGATCAATCTATTATTTCGTATATTCGTAAATCCTATAACCTAACAATTGGTGAACGTACTGCAGAAGCTGTAAAAATGGAAATTGGTACAGCGTTAGCAGAAGGTCCAGAAGAAAAAATGGATATTCGAGGACGAGATTTACTCACAGGCTTACCAAAAACAATTGAAATTTCATCTAAGGAAATTTCTGAGTCTTTACGTGAAGCGGTATCATCAATTATTGATGGTGTTCGAAAAACGTTAGAGCAAACACCTCCTGAATTATCCGCAGACGTAATGGAACGCGGTATTGTGCTAACAGGCGGTGGTGCGCTATTAACGAATTTAGATAAAGTGATTAGCCAAGAAACAAATATGCCAGTTTTTATTGCGGAAGATCCGCTTGACTGTGTAGCTATTGGTACAGGTAAGGCGCTAGACCATATTGATTTAATTCGTCAACAACAAGTGAAAGGGTAA
- the rplU gene encoding 50S ribosomal protein L21, producing the protein MYAIIETGGKQIKVEAGQEIYVEKLGVEADEVVTFDKVLFVGGENVKVGAPFVEGATVTAKAVKEGRAKKIVVFKMKAKKNYRRKQGHRQPYTKLVVETINA; encoded by the coding sequence ATGTACGCAATTATTGAAACTGGTGGTAAACAAATCAAAGTAGAAGCTGGTCAAGAAATCTATGTTGAAAAATTAGGTGTAGAAGCTGACGAGGTTGTAACTTTTGATAAAGTATTATTCGTTGGTGGCGAAAACGTTAAAGTTGGCGCTCCATTCGTAGAAGGTGCTACTGTAACAGCTAAAGCTGTGAAAGAAGGCCGTGCGAAGAAAATCGTTGTTTTCAAAATGAAAGCTAAAAAGAACTACCGTCGTAAACAAGGTCACCGTCAACCTTACACAAAATTAGTTGTTGAAACAATCAACGCTTAA
- a CDS encoding sporulation protein, whose product MNNQSLTISEVLRFANHDYVNQLQLIRMNLDLGRIDESRKLIQNYSEQLRKFSILNRLQLPQTIEWLQTAGWRYPSLSLELSGEINKPVTNNIDREVVDTLNKTVMHVYDTLDPFTEQSLALDVRVDDHTFAVTFTLNGLWSADAFTEKGLKQLDIQTIEQTTTSWQYVLSASRE is encoded by the coding sequence ATGAACAATCAATCACTAACCATTAGTGAAGTATTACGTTTTGCAAATCATGATTATGTGAATCAACTTCAACTGATTCGCATGAACTTAGATTTAGGTAGAATTGACGAATCAAGAAAACTTATTCAAAATTATTCGGAGCAATTACGAAAATTTTCTATCCTTAATCGTCTACAATTACCACAAACAATTGAGTGGCTACAAACGGCAGGCTGGCGCTATCCTTCCTTGTCATTAGAGCTTAGCGGTGAGATAAACAAGCCTGTTACCAATAATATTGATAGGGAAGTTGTAGATACTTTAAACAAAACAGTTATGCATGTTTATGATACATTAGATCCATTTACAGAACAAAGCTTAGCGCTTGATGTACGTGTTGACGATCATACATTTGCCGTGACATTCACGCTAAATGGGCTATGGAGTGCTGATGCATTCACCGAAAAAGGTTTGAAACAATTAGACATTCAAACAATTGAGCAGACAACAACGAGCTGGCAATATGTATTGAGTGCAAGTAGGGAGTGA
- a CDS encoding ACT domain-containing protein, which translates to MKNVANQRYYLVREDVLTDAMQKTLEAKHLLSSGSVSSIWDAVKQVDLSRSAFYKYRDAVFPFHSIVQERILTVFLQLQDRKGTLAKLLETVTNTHCNVLTIHQTIPIQGRANVTLSLDVTSMTCELDELIQQLKRLDFVESAEVISSGAL; encoded by the coding sequence ATGAAGAATGTTGCGAATCAGCGATATTATTTAGTTCGTGAAGATGTTTTAACGGATGCTATGCAAAAAACTTTGGAGGCGAAGCACTTACTTTCAAGTGGCTCAGTTTCATCCATTTGGGATGCGGTAAAGCAGGTGGATTTATCGCGAAGTGCGTTTTACAAATATCGTGATGCTGTATTTCCTTTCCACTCAATTGTACAGGAACGCATTTTAACAGTCTTTTTACAGCTTCAAGACCGTAAAGGAACACTTGCAAAGCTTTTAGAAACAGTGACAAATACACATTGCAATGTGCTAACTATTCATCAAACCATACCTATTCAAGGGCGTGCTAATGTTACTTTGTCATTAGATGTAACGAGTATGACCTGTGAACTTGATGAATTAATACAGCAACTAAAACGTTTAGATTTTGTAGAATCAGCGGAAGTTATTAGTTCAGGGGCATTGTAG
- a CDS encoding septum site-determining protein MinC, with translation MKKQLVNMKGTKDGFVLRLDDQCAYVDLIEELKNKVSESGIDGKVDVQLYLGYRYCSEDQMNELIKIVQETEQLIVSKVQSEVLTIHESNQKMIESQQDTYIGVVRSGQIVRSAGDIIVVGNVNPNGRVEAGGNVYVLGRLKGIVHAGLYGNKEAIIAASRFEATHIMIADQVQVMSDEHVKAINQAEMTCAFIGYDGRITYDQIHVLKNIRPLLNVSKGGS, from the coding sequence ATGAAAAAACAGTTAGTGAATATGAAGGGGACAAAGGATGGTTTTGTTCTTCGTTTAGATGATCAATGTGCATATGTCGATTTAATAGAAGAATTAAAGAACAAGGTTTCAGAAAGCGGTATCGATGGCAAAGTGGATGTCCAATTATATTTAGGCTATCGATACTGTTCAGAAGATCAAATGAATGAGCTGATTAAAATTGTACAGGAAACAGAGCAACTTATCGTTTCAAAAGTGCAAAGTGAAGTACTGACTATCCATGAAAGCAACCAGAAAATGATTGAAAGTCAACAAGATACATATATAGGCGTGGTCAGATCGGGACAAATTGTGCGTTCGGCAGGTGATATTATCGTTGTTGGAAATGTCAATCCAAATGGACGTGTTGAAGCTGGTGGTAATGTGTATGTTCTAGGAAGACTTAAAGGTATTGTACATGCTGGTCTTTATGGTAATAAGGAAGCAATTATTGCAGCATCCCGTTTCGAGGCAACACATATCATGATTGCTGATCAGGTTCAGGTGATGTCAGACGAACATGTAAAAGCAATTAATCAGGCAGAGATGACATGTGCATTTATCGGCTATGATGGGCGTATTACGTACGATCAAATTCATGTGTTAAAAAATATTCGACCATTGTTAAATGTGTCTAAGGGAGGAAGCTAG
- the mreC gene encoding rod shape-determining protein MreC has translation MPHFFFNKKLILLLVGMVFLVALISFSLRDRTNATLPEQIIKDTVGVAQSIVAKPANYITGIFNKIDSLLNTYEENKRLKARLEDFAVVQAEAADLKLDNKKLQELIDKSESLKDFNPIHATVIARNPDQWEEKIILNKGSSHGVEKNMAVMTAKGLVGKIILVTPFTSEVELLYTNNPNYRVSAMVLGDKEAYGLIEGFDKERNELIMKRIDSSLTVKEGQQVVSSGLGGIFPKGVPIGEITEVSTDDFGLTKMVYVKPSADFSILDHVVIAKRTSTVIDGSDGNATNEDLSNPPEANEEEEK, from the coding sequence ATGCCACATTTTTTTTTCAATAAGAAATTAATATTGCTGCTCGTGGGCATGGTTTTTCTTGTGGCATTGATTAGCTTCTCATTACGTGATCGGACTAACGCAACTCTACCAGAGCAAATTATTAAAGATACTGTCGGCGTCGCACAATCTATTGTTGCGAAGCCGGCGAACTATATTACAGGTATATTTAATAAAATTGACTCCCTCTTAAACACGTACGAAGAAAATAAACGTTTAAAAGCACGCTTAGAAGATTTTGCGGTTGTACAAGCTGAAGCAGCGGATTTAAAATTAGATAATAAAAAGCTACAGGAGCTTATTGATAAATCAGAGAGCTTAAAAGATTTTAATCCGATTCATGCAACAGTTATTGCTAGAAATCCAGACCAGTGGGAAGAAAAAATTATTTTAAACAAGGGATCTTCACATGGTGTGGAAAAAAATATGGCAGTTATGACAGCGAAAGGTTTAGTTGGTAAAATTATTTTAGTGACACCTTTCACATCTGAGGTAGAGCTTTTATATACAAATAATCCAAACTATCGTGTTTCTGCGATGGTATTAGGAGATAAAGAAGCATACGGTTTAATCGAGGGCTTTGATAAAGAACGTAATGAACTCATTATGAAGCGAATCGATTCTAGCTTAACAGTTAAAGAAGGCCAGCAAGTGGTTTCTTCAGGTCTTGGCGGTATTTTCCCTAAAGGAGTGCCAATTGGAGAAATTACAGAAGTAAGTACAGATGATTTTGGCTTAACAAAAATGGTCTATGTAAAACCATCTGCAGATTTTTCAATTTTAGACCATGTTGTGATTGCGAAACGTACATCGACAGTTATTGATGGGTCAGATGGCAATGCAACCAATGAGGATCTATCAAATCCACCAGAGGCGAATGAAGAGGAGGAAAAATAA
- a CDS encoding stage IV sporulation protein FB — protein MKIKLHLLCIPLVLLMIFSGQIAYYAIILTSLLWHEAGHLLAAMLCGVKVKSCVITPYGGEIEFENPAVVPASSLLWIALGGPIATIIGIGHAFFMPEILANKLINVQLVLLAINLLPIIPLDGGRIFMACLFLFYPSVRAFEYYYWLSLIITSITFILTLTNLPHSIFLAILCLFIWLQAIKEWNYRKYRLAFEKYVMNRLT, from the coding sequence ATGAAAATTAAATTACACCTACTATGTATCCCTCTCGTATTGTTAATGATTTTTAGTGGCCAAATTGCTTATTATGCTATTATTTTAACTTCCTTACTTTGGCATGAAGCTGGACATCTATTAGCCGCAATGCTTTGCGGCGTTAAGGTCAAATCATGTGTCATTACACCTTATGGAGGGGAAATTGAATTTGAAAATCCAGCGGTTGTGCCAGCATCGTCACTCCTATGGATTGCCCTAGGGGGACCAATCGCTACAATTATAGGGATTGGCCACGCTTTTTTTATGCCAGAAATTCTTGCCAATAAGCTTATCAATGTTCAACTTGTCCTTTTAGCTATTAATTTATTACCGATTATTCCGTTGGACGGTGGTCGAATATTTATGGCGTGTTTGTTTTTATTTTATCCAAGTGTTCGTGCGTTTGAATATTACTATTGGCTTTCTCTCATAATAACGTCTATCACATTTATTTTAACGTTAACCAATCTACCACATTCTATTTTTTTAGCTATTCTTTGTTTATTTATTTGGCTTCAAGCAATAAAAGAATGGAACTATCGAAAATATCGCCTAGCATTTGAGAAATATGTGATGAATAGATTGACTTAA
- a CDS encoding prephenate dehydratase: MTEQHWEKRIAYLGPEASFTYLATKAIFPTEWLVPCATIPECIEAVAEGKVDLAVVPMENALEGSVTLTLDYLFHEAILYVTGELQLKIQQHLMVNKAQKDRWESIEGVYSHPHALAQCHKYLFYRFSHVPLQQTTSTAAAAKYVSENPNECIAAVGNAAAAEKYDLEIVQPNIHDFHFNHTRFFVLSKQNIRLPQELSDGQAKTTFMITLPTDRSGALHQVLSVFAWRQLNLSKIESRPLKTGLGDYFFMIDVLADEKEPMMRGAMEELAALGCKVKSLGTYFTYLTSDES; the protein is encoded by the coding sequence ATGACAGAGCAGCATTGGGAAAAAAGAATCGCATATTTAGGACCAGAAGCATCATTTACATACTTAGCCACAAAAGCAATCTTTCCAACTGAGTGGCTCGTTCCATGTGCAACAATTCCAGAATGCATTGAGGCGGTAGCTGAGGGGAAGGTAGATTTAGCCGTTGTTCCTATGGAGAATGCTCTAGAGGGCTCTGTAACACTGACACTCGATTATTTATTCCATGAGGCAATCTTATATGTTACAGGAGAGCTACAGCTAAAAATCCAACAGCATTTAATGGTCAATAAAGCCCAAAAGGATCGTTGGGAATCGATTGAAGGGGTTTATTCACATCCACACGCTTTAGCACAATGTCATAAATACTTATTCTATCGCTTCAGCCATGTACCATTACAGCAAACAACTTCAACTGCCGCAGCAGCAAAATATGTATCCGAAAATCCAAACGAATGCATTGCAGCTGTTGGTAATGCTGCAGCTGCAGAAAAATATGATTTGGAAATCGTTCAACCAAATATTCATGATTTCCATTTTAATCATACACGCTTCTTCGTATTATCCAAGCAAAATATACGGCTACCACAGGAATTATCAGATGGACAGGCAAAAACAACTTTTATGATTACCTTACCTACTGACCGTTCAGGGGCATTACATCAAGTGCTATCTGTATTTGCATGGAGACAGTTAAATTTAAGTAAAATTGAATCCCGTCCATTAAAAACGGGCTTAGGTGATTATTTCTTTATGATTGATGTCTTAGCAGATGAAAAAGAACCTATGATGCGTGGGGCAATGGAAGAATTAGCTGCACTTGGCTGCAAGGTAAAGTCACTCGGTACTTACTTTACGTATTTGACGTCAGACGAATCTTAA
- the mreD gene encoding rod shape-determining protein MreD, translating to MVRFLIPSVAVLLFLLEPEFAMLSPIEVKGHIYYLVPRFLILYLIFISIYYSRQRAVMYGLFFGVLYDVFYIDIIGLYSVLYPLICFLAGSIVKVIHQHLVVTTSISVILVAILEFILYQFFFLIDFTAIPLSDFLRSRLLPTIIANALFLMMLGWAFKYLINARVLQRAREVS from the coding sequence ATGGTTCGATTTCTCATCCCCTCTGTGGCAGTTTTACTATTTTTACTAGAACCAGAGTTTGCGATGCTTTCACCAATTGAAGTGAAGGGGCATATCTACTATTTAGTTCCAAGATTTTTAATCTTATATTTAATTTTTATATCCATCTATTACAGCCGTCAGCGTGCGGTAATGTATGGACTTTTTTTTGGTGTCTTGTATGATGTGTTTTACATTGATATTATTGGATTATATTCAGTGCTATATCCGCTTATTTGTTTTTTAGCAGGGTCTATCGTGAAAGTGATTCATCAGCACTTAGTTGTGACGACTTCAATCTCAGTTATTTTAGTAGCCATTTTAGAATTTATACTCTATCAATTTTTCTTTCTTATCGACTTTACAGCAATTCCATTATCGGATTTCTTACGTTCACGACTACTTCCAACAATAATTGCAAATGCTTTATTTTTAATGATGCTTGGTTGGGCTTTCAAATATTTAATTAATGCGCGTGTCTTACAGAGAGCGCGTGAAGTTTCTTAA
- the minD gene encoding septum site-determining protein MinD: MGEAIVITSGKGGVGKTTTAANLGTALALQGKKICLVDTDIGLRNLDVILGLENRIIYDLVDVVEGRCKIHQALIKDKRVDEKLFLLPAAQTTDKNAVNPEQMKSLIEELKRDYDYVLIDCPAGIEQGYRNAVAGAEHAIVVTTPEISAVRDADRIIGLLEQEEITAPKLIINRIRQHMMKNGDTLDVNEITTHLSIDLLGIIVDNEDVISSSNKGEPIVMDPANKASLGYRNIARRILGESVPLMAIEDENRGVFSKLKALFSR, encoded by the coding sequence GTGGGAGAAGCGATCGTCATAACTTCAGGTAAAGGCGGTGTCGGAAAAACAACGACAGCGGCTAACCTTGGAACTGCATTGGCTCTACAGGGTAAAAAAATATGTTTAGTAGATACTGATATTGGTCTACGTAATTTGGATGTAATATTAGGTCTTGAGAATCGAATTATTTATGATTTAGTTGATGTTGTTGAAGGACGCTGTAAAATTCATCAAGCATTAATAAAAGATAAACGGGTAGATGAGAAACTATTTTTATTACCTGCTGCTCAAACGACAGATAAAAATGCTGTTAATCCTGAGCAAATGAAGAGCTTAATAGAAGAGTTAAAAAGAGATTATGATTATGTATTAATAGACTGTCCTGCTGGTATTGAGCAAGGTTACCGTAATGCTGTTGCAGGTGCAGAGCATGCCATTGTAGTAACAACACCTGAAATCTCTGCTGTACGTGATGCGGATCGTATTATTGGCTTGCTTGAGCAGGAAGAAATAACAGCACCTAAGCTCATTATCAATCGTATTCGTCAGCATATGATGAAAAATGGAGATACACTGGATGTAAATGAGATAACTACACATTTGTCTATCGACTTATTAGGTATAATTGTAGATAATGAAGATGTTATTTCATCATCGAATAAAGGTGAGCCAATTGTGATGGATCCTGCAAATAAGGCTTCCCTGGGCTATCGTAATATTGCCCGTCGTATACTTGGTGAATCCGTTCCACTTATGGCGATTGAAGATGAAAATAGGGGTGTATTTTCAAAGCTGAAAGCGTTATTTTCGAGATAA
- a CDS encoding ribosomal-processing cysteine protease Prp, translating into MIQVTIHHDENRHVSAFEYSGHAEYDESGKDLVCAGASTIAIGTVNAIYALLQIQPEVEQAAEGGGYLKVALPSDLEPEVDAKLQLIVQVMTAQVYSMVQNYGQYIQINYNQVGGGTR; encoded by the coding sequence ATGATACAAGTTACGATTCATCACGATGAAAATAGACATGTGTCAGCATTTGAATATTCAGGACATGCTGAATACGATGAATCTGGTAAGGATTTAGTATGTGCAGGGGCATCTACCATTGCCATTGGCACAGTAAATGCTATTTACGCGCTATTACAAATCCAGCCAGAGGTCGAACAAGCTGCTGAAGGTGGAGGCTATCTTAAGGTAGCTTTACCATCAGATTTAGAGCCTGAAGTAGATGCAAAACTACAATTAATTGTCCAAGTTATGACTGCCCAAGTGTATTCTATGGTGCAAAATTATGGACAATACATCCAAATCAACTACAACCAAGTAGGAGGTGGAACTCGATGA
- a CDS encoding thiol-disulfide oxidoreductase: protein MGGIILFDGICNFCDSSVQFIIRYDQAAYFQFASIQSDVGQALLAKYNVSENVDSVILIEHGEAYVESTAALRISRKLDGLWPICFLFILVPPFLRNTVYRLVAKNRYRLFGQKKICLLPTSSQQKRFL from the coding sequence ATGGGCGGCATTATTTTGTTTGATGGAATCTGTAATTTTTGTGATAGCAGTGTACAATTTATTATTAGGTATGATCAGGCAGCATATTTTCAATTTGCGTCCATCCAAAGTGATGTGGGACAAGCACTCCTAGCTAAATATAATGTCTCAGAGAATGTTGACAGTGTCATATTAATTGAACATGGAGAGGCATATGTTGAATCAACTGCAGCTCTTAGAATCAGTCGGAAATTAGATGGTTTATGGCCAATCTGCTTTCTTTTCATCCTTGTACCGCCATTTTTACGAAATACAGTGTACCGACTAGTGGCGAAAAATAGATATCGTCTTTTTGGTCAAAAAAAAATATGCCTTTTACCTACATCTTCCCAGCAGAAAAGATTTCTCTAA
- a CDS encoding M23 family peptidase produces the protein MFKKWKWMVTILLVAGIMLVIRLEDQGVLDTPVRKLVTTSEDLTYLSELGQSLLNKEDETILVSSDVGQTELLAFANAQVFKEGFLLQYDIGLPIYAGQNGLVVFTGHTKYTGKTMTITYDDGTTVSYGMLDSLAQLPYTTVQANDLIGMKEAGQLYLSIEKDKTHYNLEQIVQWLESTTADEN, from the coding sequence TTGTTTAAAAAATGGAAATGGATGGTCACAATCTTACTTGTGGCAGGAATTATGCTAGTGATTCGTCTAGAAGATCAGGGAGTGTTGGATACACCTGTGCGAAAGCTTGTGACAACATCAGAGGATTTAACTTATTTAAGCGAGCTAGGGCAAAGTTTGTTAAACAAAGAGGATGAAACAATTTTAGTATCAAGTGATGTTGGGCAAACTGAACTTTTAGCGTTTGCAAATGCTCAAGTTTTTAAGGAAGGCTTTTTATTGCAGTATGATATAGGATTACCCATCTATGCTGGACAGAATGGTCTAGTTGTTTTTACAGGTCATACAAAATACACAGGTAAAACGATGACGATTACTTATGATGATGGCACAACAGTTTCCTATGGTATGCTGGATAGTTTAGCACAGCTACCATATACAACGGTGCAGGCAAATGATTTAATTGGGATGAAAGAGGCTGGACAACTCTATCTATCAATTGAAAAGGATAAAACACACTATAATTTAGAGCAGATTGTACAGTGGCTGGAATCAACGACAGCAGATGAAAATTAA
- a CDS encoding morphogenetic protein associated with SpoVID, with protein sequence MRIHIVQKGDTLWKIAKEYGVSFEDLKRLNAHLANPDYIVPGMEIILPEKINKEPHRDGNREGHRETNRGTHKEGHKETQMHKESPTKPVKESVKKEVQRPMPPPVVVPPPPMPEPQMIPIPYPMPMPMPQQPMFVPQPVELSWHQQVVMPQIEQTQTVAPPPVQIQPPPPVVHPAPPQPMPQPIYIMPPPMPAVPHCSSCHQPVHHHMWWPMPMPMQMPMQMPMQMEPQVEAYTMPQQPTSCEMKGSHVAGMENFLESSTSPFFQKPEAYTQPQFQPMTEMNMGQSCGCNTQPMMPNWQMDPCHCPPPCPPPPPCPSACPPPCPTCGPWVSPHLYPGGMTPYRW encoded by the coding sequence TTGCGTATTCATATTGTTCAAAAGGGAGATACGTTGTGGAAGATTGCCAAAGAATACGGCGTTTCGTTTGAAGATTTAAAGAGACTGAATGCCCATCTTGCTAATCCAGATTACATTGTTCCAGGCATGGAAATTATTTTGCCTGAAAAAATAAACAAAGAACCGCATCGAGATGGGAACAGAGAGGGACATAGAGAAACAAACAGGGGCACACATAAAGAAGGACATAAGGAAACACAAATGCACAAAGAATCACCTACAAAGCCAGTTAAAGAAAGTGTTAAAAAAGAGGTACAAAGACCAATGCCACCACCTGTTGTTGTGCCACCACCACCGATGCCAGAACCACAGATGATACCAATACCTTATCCAATGCCAATGCCGATGCCGCAACAACCGATGTTTGTACCGCAGCCTGTAGAGCTAAGCTGGCACCAGCAAGTAGTTATGCCGCAGATAGAGCAAACACAAACCGTTGCTCCACCACCAGTGCAAATTCAACCACCACCGCCTGTCGTACACCCAGCACCGCCACAACCAATGCCACAGCCGATTTATATCATGCCACCGCCAATGCCAGCAGTACCACATTGTTCTAGCTGCCATCAGCCAGTTCACCATCATATGTGGTGGCCAATGCCAATGCCAATGCAAATGCCGATGCAAATGCCAATGCAAATGGAGCCACAAGTAGAAGCCTATACAATGCCACAGCAACCAACATCTTGTGAAATGAAGGGTAGTCATGTAGCTGGAATGGAGAATTTCTTAGAGTCAAGCACATCACCGTTCTTCCAAAAACCTGAAGCATATACGCAGCCTCAATTCCAGCCTATGACAGAGATGAACATGGGGCAGTCTTGTGGTTGCAATACTCAACCAATGATGCCGAATTGGCAAATGGATCCATGTCACTGCCCGCCGCCATGCCCACCACCGCCACCATGTCCATCGGCTTGCCCACCGCCATGTCCGACATGTGGACCATGGGTGTCACCGCACTTATACCCAGGCGGGATGACGCCTTATCGATGGTGA
- a CDS encoding 50S ribosomal protein L27 → MKLLLALDLQLFASKKGVGSTKNGRDSESKRLGAKRADGQFVTGGSILYRQRGTKIYPGTNVGRGGDDTLFAKVDGVVKFERLGRDRKQVSVYPASQEA, encoded by the coding sequence ATGAAATTATTATTAGCATTAGACCTTCAACTTTTCGCATCGAAAAAAGGGGTAGGTTCTACTAAAAACGGACGTGACTCTGAGTCTAAACGTCTTGGTGCTAAACGTGCTGATGGCCAATTCGTAACTGGTGGTTCAATTCTTTACCGTCAACGCGGTACAAAAATTTACCCAGGTACAAACGTAGGTCGCGGTGGTGACGATACACTATTTGCTAAAGTTGACGGCGTTGTTAAATTCGAACGCTTAGGTCGCGATCGCAAACAAGTATCTGTATACCCAGCATCACAAGAAGCTTAA
- a CDS encoding transcription repressor NadR: protein MKKMLGEERRLYLLAQLKNSTTPITGTDLAKFANVSRQVIVNDMTLLKARNEPIIATSQGYLYMHQEHLQHTVERTIPCFHTSKDAEDELMTIVDCGGTVKNVIVEHPIYGEITASLMVSNRHEVKQFIERINETQASYLSELTGGTHLHIISAPSTEILNLIERTLEKKGYLIADQ, encoded by the coding sequence ATGAAAAAAATGTTAGGCGAGGAACGCAGACTGTATCTTCTGGCACAATTAAAAAATAGTACAACACCAATAACAGGCACAGACTTAGCTAAATTCGCCAATGTATCTAGACAAGTCATTGTCAATGATATGACATTATTAAAGGCTAGAAATGAGCCTATTATTGCAACTAGTCAAGGCTATCTCTATATGCACCAAGAGCATTTACAGCATACTGTAGAGCGGACAATCCCCTGTTTCCATACATCAAAGGATGCTGAGGATGAGCTAATGACAATAGTTGACTGTGGTGGCACAGTAAAAAACGTTATCGTTGAACATCCAATCTATGGTGAAATCACTGCGTCTCTCATGGTATCAAATCGGCATGAGGTTAAACAATTTATTGAACGTATTAATGAAACACAGGCAAGCTATTTATCAGAGCTCACTGGAGGTACACATTTACATATCATTTCTGCACCTTCAACTGAAATATTAAATTTGATTGAGCGTACATTAGAAAAAAAAGGCTATTTAATTGCAGATCAATAG